The Flammeovirga yaeyamensis genome segment CCTTAATTCTTTGTTGTATAAAAAAACGAGACAGATTTCTCCATCTCGTTGATAATATTTTAAAAATAATAAACTTCTTTATTTTAGCGATGTAACAGAAAGCCCATCATTTACCACAAACCCAAGTTCTGTCGCTTTCTCCAAATCCTTCTGTGCTTTTTCTTCTTTGCCTAATTTAGAGAATGTCAAAGATCTGAAATATACCAAACGTTTATCCTCTGGATTTAATTTGATAGCCGAGTTAAGGCATTTTAATGCTTTCTTATAGTTCTTCTGATTGTAAGCCACAATACCTTTTACACCGATTAGTTCTGGTGTATCTTTTTGAAGCTTTTCAATCTCTATGATTTTTTGTTGTGCTTTTGCGTTATTCCCCATCACTGCATAGTTGAAACCTAATAACAAGTGAGCAGAAGAATAGTTAGGATATTTATTGATGGCTTTTTCAAGTACATCATTTGATTTGATCAACATCCCTTTTTCCATATAGGCTACGCTTTTACCGTAAAGGTCTACATATTTTGATTTACCGATATTGTCTAACTTTTGGAAATCATGCAAAGCTTCATCGTATTGATTATTCTTAATGAATGCCCATGCTCTTTGATGTAGTACGTATGAAAAGTCAGGATACAAAGCTAGTGCCTTTGAGTAATCCTTCATTCCTTTATTAAATTCTCCTTTCGCCATATATACATCTCCACGGTATGAATATACTTTAGCAGTGTTTGAAGATAGCATAATGGATTGATTTAAGTCGGTTAACGCTAAATCAAAATCTTTCAACAAGAAGTTAACATACCCTCTTTGCTGTAATGCATACCCATATTTAGGTGATAATGCAATGGCTTTTGAGAATGCCTCTTGTGATTCTTTGTATTCTTTCTTGGCTAAATGTGCATTACCTAAAATCGTGTATAAGTAAGCCTCATTTGGATTGATTTCTTTGGCTTTTTCGAGAGTAGCTATACAGTCATCTAATTCTCTGATAGCAAGATTAGATTTTGCTTTCTCTAGTAAAGCTGAATAATAGTTAGGAGTATAAATCAATGCTGAATCAAAGTCTGAAATTGCAGATACATATCTTTTTTGATACGCATGCAATAATCCTCTTTGATAAAAAGCATAACTATATTTAGGAGCTAATTTAACGGCTTTATCAAAATCTTTTTCTGCTTGATGTAGCTTACCTGTTTTTATATTCAACTCTCCTCTTCTACAATGAGCATAAGCATAATTCGGTTGAATTTGGATAGCCCTATTGTAAGCAAAATAGGCATCTTCATAATTTAAGGCATGCACAAAAGTATCTCCTTGTAAGCTTAATAATTTGATATTATCTGGATTTACAATCAATCCTTTATCAATCACTACAATTGCTGAATCAAAACTGTTTTGTTGTACATAGATTTCAGCTAAGTGGGTATAAGCATCAATTAATCCTACCTCAAATAATGTTGCTTTTGAAAAATCTTGTTTGGCTTCCTCAATTTTACCCATACGGAATTCTACCAACGCTCTTCTGTGATAGTACATTCCTACATTTGGCTCTAATTTTAAAACTGTATCAAAATCTGCTAAACTTTTAGGCATGTTGCCAATATTGGAATAGGCCTCTGCTCTAAAAACATAAGCATTGATGTAATTTTCATCTAAATCAATAGCTGCTGAGAAATTATTAATTGCATCGGCATTTTTACCTTTGGCTAGGTCGATGTATCCTTTTAAATAATAACCTGCCGGATGCACCGCATTTAGAGATAATGCTTGATCTACATCTTCACTTGCTTTATCATATTCCCCTTTTGAAATATATAATTTCGCTCTCTCTAAGTAGGCGATATCGTTCATTAAATTGAAATCGATCTCTTTACTAAAAGATGCTATTGCTTTATCTATTTCTCCATTTTGAGATTGTTGCATTGCATCTCCCATCCAATTTTGGGAAAAGGCAACTTGACTTATTAAAAGTAGGGTGGTAAGATATAGAAATAATAATTTCATACAGTTTTGTTTTGAGGTAGGTTATACATTAGTATTAACCCTGTTAGTCGTCTATTCGATGAACTCGTTAATGTTTATTACAATATATTTAACTTACTTTAATTAGGGAAAAGAAAGTTGACGAGTAACTAATTGATCGAGTAAACTACATATTATTTTATTTATTCGTTATTCAGTACAAATTACAATATAGTATTTTTTGGGGAAGATGAGAAGCTTGTATAAGGTTTGGGTGGGTTTAGAATAAAAAGTAGACTGAAGTGATTATTATTATTGGTATTGATTTTCTTTTTGAGCTCTATTAAACAAAAGTTAGTTCTAATAATCAAACCATTCATCTACCATAAATGTGATTGATAAAGCTTCTCTTCATCTTCTGAAAAATCATCTTAATGTTCATTTAATTATCTAGTATTTCTTCCACTTTTTTTATTTTATATAGGTTTAATTTTTAAATCAGTTGAGAACAATTATAAAACAGTTTTAATATTAATATTTTTCATATTAAGAATGCTTTGAAATTCATCATAGTTTAATTTATTTGATCTAATCACCTTTATTTCATTATCATATTTTTTAATTGAATCTGGTAATTCATAGTATTCCATTAATTCAATATCCCATAAACCTACATCACTATATTCATAACTAACTCCTATTGTAGTTTTTATTGTTTCATTTTGATTAAAATAAAAATAATCTATCTCTCTTGAAAGAATACCATAATCACTTTGAATTTGCTTGAACCCATGATAATTTCCAGAATTTATTTCGATAGTATCATTATTAGTCCATTTTTGTGAATTCCAACTAAATTTTCCTTTACACTCCCAATCATTTGGTATAACTGGCACGCCTAATTCTTCCCTTTTTGAATTATAACTTAACCCATAATCTGGTTTTAGATAATAAAAAAATAAAACCGTTAATAGTATTTTTATTACATTTTTGAATGTTTTCATTATTAATCAAATAACGTAATTGAACAATCATAAAACATTGGTGCAGCATTTTAACAGCATCATTTTTTGAATTTCTTAATGATCTTTCAAAACCTAAATATATACATTTATCACTACCTTTACCCAACATCCAATAGTTATCATGAAAAAAGAAATCGAAAATAGAGAGGACATTATAGTATTGGTCAATAGCTTTTACGACAAAGTGAGACAGCACCCTACTTTAGGTCCTTTTTTTAATGAAGAAATCAAAATTAATTGGGATACTCATCTACCTATTATGTACGACTTTTGGGAAAGTAATCTTTTCTCTGTAAATAAATACAAGGGAAACCCCGTAGTAACTCATCAAAGTGTGGATAAGGTAAGTCCGATTGAACAAAAACATTTTGGACATTGGCTGCAGCTTTGGTTCAATACCTTGGATGAACATTTTGAAGGTCAAAATGCAGACACATTAAAGTCGAGAGCAAGAAATATGTCCCATATGTTATTTATGAAAATCTTTCAGGGAAGAATGTAAATCTTGGAATAATTTTAACGAATTGTTCTTCCAACGACATTTTTAAGATAGGTAACTTTGTCAATTCTAATTTTATCTTTAAACTCGTATTGAAATTATGAGAATTAAAGTAAAGACGTACATAAAAACTAGCATTGTCCTTGGCATACTTTCATTTTTTCTTACCCTATACATCAATAGCTATGTAAGTGAGAAAAGTAGTCCGTATATCTTGGAACACGACAACATGACGGTTTCTTGTAAAACTGGGTTACTCCTAGGTACAAGTAACTATCTTAGAAGTGGGGCACCAAACCCTTATTTTACGAACAGAATTGATGCTGCTACTAAACTACTTAAAGAACACGATATTGAATTTGTTATTGTAAGTGGTGATAATAATACCAACGATTATAACGAACCAAAAAAAATGTATCAGGCCTTAGTGAAACAAGGTGTGAATAAAAAAAATATTGTCTTAGACTATGCTGGGTTTAGAACATTAGATTCAGTCATAAGAGCAAAAGAGGTATTTGGTCAAGATCGATTTATTATCATCTCCCAAAAGTTTCATATTGAAAGAGCCATCTTTATTGCAAGATATCATGGCATTGAAGCCTATGGCTATGCTGCGGAAGATGTTCCCTTCGAAAAGGGATATTGGGTAAAATATCGTGAAGTACTCGCTCGAGTAAAAATGATGCTTGATCTCTATGTACTAAAGACCTCTCCTAAGTTTTTAGGGAAGGAAGAAAAAGTGGGGGAAGAATAATCTAAGATGTTCCGTGAGGACGTTTTGGTAAACCTCCGTACATATGAACTTTCTCCAAAACTTCAGAAAATACGCTCATATAAAAAATAGCCATCATTAAAATGATGGCTATTTTTATATTCTCTATGAACCAAATGCCATAGATTTTAATTCGAAGTTAAATCCTTGTGAGATCAACTCGTCGTATTTACCTTCTTCGAAAACATAATAGTAGGCCCCTTTCTTGGACACACCTTTTTGTTTTTCGTCTAATTTTTTAAGTAACCCAGTAGCTAAAATTTTCTTTCTGAAGTTACGCTTATCGAATTGCTTTTGGTGAATAGCTTCGTAAAGCGATTGTAATTCAGGTAAAGTAAACTTCTCTGGTAATAATTCGAAACCGATAGGTTGGTATCTCGACTTTCTTCTCAATTTACCCCATGACATTTGAATCATTGTTTCATGATCAAACATTAATTTTGGTAAAGCTGTAATCGGGAACCATTGTGCTTGGTTTCTTTCAAGAATTTCTTCGTCTTGGCTATCAACTTTAATCAATGCGTAATACACTAATGAAATTACACGTGCCACAGGGTCACGGTCTACTTCACCAAATGTACTTAATTGATCCATATAGATTCTATCTAAACCTGTCTGCTTTTTTAAGACACGTTCTGCAGCGTAATCTAAAGATTCTCCATAATGAAGGAAACCTGTTGCTAGACCCCAAGCACCTTTGAAAGGTTCTACTTTTCTTCTAGTCAAGAGGACTTTTAATTCTCCATCTTCGTATCCAAAAATTACACAATCTATAGCTAAGAGTGGTTTATATGCACTGTTATAATATTCGTTCATATCTTGTATGTATCTTCTACTGTAATCAGTCTATTAATCAGATATTAAGTTTCGTAGTATCAAATTATGGTGTAAAGTTGGTATTTACAACCCATCTATGATAGTATTAAATGTAAATATATAATTTTATTACAAATTTATATTATAAAGGTGTCTTAATCAATTCAAATAGTAATAACATTCAGAATATGTTAATTTTTATTTACATTTGTATCTAATTCTCTATATTTATACCTCAAAATCTAAAATACTCAAGCTTCTAGATCTACTATGATGAAGATTTACACTACTTTTCTTCTTTGCTGTCTATTCTTTATTTTAACTGCTACACCGTCTAAAGCAGATCGCGTGAACGATAAAATCGACAATCTTTTAAAGATTAGTCAGAAATATGCAGACGATGGTGAATATAAAAAGGCCTTAGAATGGAACGATAAGGCGATAGAAATTGCCAAAAAACGAGACTCTGCGTTAATCGATTTATTGTATTACCGTGCAAAGTATCAATTAGTACTTTCTAATCTACAAGAATTTGAAGAAACAACTGCTGCATTTTTAGAAATCTCTAAAAAACGAAAAAATGCTTCTTTTGGCTATGCCTATAATTTACTACGTGCCTCTTCTTTATATTTAGAATATAGTGATGTAGTAACAGCACAAGGTATGTATCAAAAAGCCATCGAAATACTTGATAATGATCCTAAGTTAATAAAATTAGCAGAGAGAGGTAAAGATGACGATCTACTGAGGGCTAAAGTCAAAACCGAGCTATATTTATCATTAGGTTATTACGATAGTGCTCAAACTTCTTTAACTCACTATCAGTTGACTGCCGAAGAATTTTATAAAAGTAGCGGTCAAACTATTTATCAATCAAGATCGAATAAACACCAAGACGTTAAATTCTCGAGTAGAGAGAAGAAACGTCTAAAAAGAGAATATGCTTTTTCTAAAACATTAGAAGGAAAGCTTTATCGCTTAATTGGCGATTACAATATGGCCGATAGTGTGCTTCTATCTACTGAAACTTGGATTGAAACCAATATCCGTAAAGACGATGAAAGCTATATCAGTAACTTTCATGAACGTACTTTAAATATAATCGAAAGTAAAATCGACCCTATCCTTCCTAAAAAGATGTTAGAAAAAAACATCTATAGAGCGGAAAGAGTGTTAGGAATCAGTCATCAGTTGTACTTTAAGATTCAAGAAGATTTAGTAGACTATTACGCTTGGCAACGTTTTCATTTTAAAGGTGAAAAAACGCAATGGGATTTTGATACCAACACTTCATTATACTTTGGTAAAAACAGTATTCAGCAAGCTTGTTCCAATCGTTTAGCTGCAAAGGACGATTATTTGAGAGGAAATTTTGAGCGTGCTGGAAAAATACTAGAAGAAGTTTTCAACGAAGGTCAACTTCCTAAAAATCATAAAGAATACATCTTGGCAAATCAGTTACTTTATAAAGTAGCTTTAGCTTTAGAAGAGGAAGAAGTTGCTCAGAAAGCTTTGGACAATTATGTATTACACACAGAAAAGAATTACGGTAAAGAGTCACTTGCTTATCACATTGCAAAAGTTGATGAAGCGACCTATTTGACCATGCATTCTGATAAATTTGAAAAAGCAGACGAACTTTTCACTGAACACCTTCCAGTAATAAAGGAGCGTTTGAGTCCTCATCATTACAAAAGATTACAAGCGGAAAAAGAAAGAGCTAATTATTATGCTTTAATGGGCGATACTCAAAAAGCGGCTGAGTTAAGTGCTTCAATCAAAAAAGCTTATGCCGATTATTACGGTACCGACCATTTAGAATACATTAATGGCCTTCAAGGTACAGCTGCTTTTGCAATTGATTTGGGTGAATATGCAGATGCTGATGCTCAGATTACTGAAATGTTGAATTTATATGATAGTCATACTTACCGTAAAGGCACTCAAAACGTTGTTCATGCTACAGCTTTAGAAACAGCGGCAAGATTTCAGGTACTTACCGGGCAATATGATATCGCTTCCCAGAACTTGAGTAAAGCCAATCGTTTATCAAAGAATTCTCCCGATAAAGTGGCTTCATCTTCTTTCGATGACACTCAGGCTCAGATTTACCTAAAGAAAGAATACTTCTCTAATGCAGAGAGAATCATCAATAAATCAATTGAACATAGAACAGCAAGATTTGGTGATCACAGCCGTTTGCTCATAGTTCCATACACTCAGTTGGCCCGACTCTCCTACCTTAAAGGTGATTACATAAAAGCGGATTCGATTGCCCAAAGTGCACACGAAATCAGTATTGAAATCTTTGGAGAGGATACCAAGCAAGACATAGAACCACTTGAGGTGAAAGCAGAAATTGCCATTGCTATGGGTAACTATGAATTGGCGCAAGAGTACACTCAAAAGAAATTAGAGATTACCAAAAAGGTCTATGGCGAACGTCACACTGAAGTGGCAAAAGGCTACACTAACCTAGCTTTAATTGGTCTATACATGGGCTACCCTGCCGAAGAGGTAATGCACCTCTTTAAAGATGCAGTGAACATTGTAGCCATTCAACTAGGAAAAGACAACCCGGTATTTGCTATTACCTTAAAGAACTTGGCTTTAGCAAAAATTGAGGTGGGCGAATATGCAGAAGCTGAAGATCTACTAAAAGAAGCCAATAAGATTTGGATCGATAAATTAAAAACAGAAAACAATACAAATACTGCCGAAATCACTTTACTATTAGGTGATTTAGAAATGAAACGTGAGTTTTATGGACAAGCAGAAGATCATTATAATTTATCTCAAAAGATTTACAGTAAGATCTTTACTAAAGATCATCCACTTTATGTAAAATCTACATTAAAGAGATCTCAAGCTTATTATGCGGCAGGTTCTTATAACAAAGCCTTAAAATATGCGAGTATTGCACTTGATCAGAATGAAATTTTCATCAGAGAATATTTCCCTACTTTAAGTGCTAAAGAGAAGGCTAAATATTGGAAATCGATTCAAAACGATTACAACTATTTTTACTCTCTAACAAACACTTATCAGAAGAAGAAACTTTATGGTAAGATGTACGACTATGCACTTCAAACTAAACCTTTGTTGTTAAGTAGCTCGGTAAAAATCCGTACTCAAATTCAAAATAGTGGTGATTCAACCCTCATTAAAGACTTTGAAAATTGGGTAGAGAAAAAAGAGTTGTTGACGAAGGTGTTTGCCATGTCTATCGAACAACGTTTAGAAGAGGGAATCAATATTAAAAACCTCGAAAAAGAAATTAATGTCCTTGAAAAGGAATTAAGTGCTCGCTCAAGTGTATTTAACAATAGAATTTCAGAACGTATTTCGTGGAAGGATATTCAGAAAAACCTTGCAGATGGTGAAGCAGCTGTAGAGATTGTCCGATTTAGAAACTTCACGAATGTATTTACCGATTCGGTAATGTATGCGGCACTTATTCTTACTCCGAAAACAAAAACGGCTCCTGTCTTTAAAATCATCCCTAATGGCAATATGATAGAAACGGAGGGCTTAGGTTACTATAAAACCAACTTAATTTTTGGTTTCCCAGATGAGGAATCTTATGCTGCATTCTGGAAACCAATTAATGAGGTTGTGGGTGATGGTACTAAAGTGTATTTCTCTTCTGATGGGGTATATAATCAAATAAACTTAGAGTCTATTCCTGTTAACCTTGATAAAGGAACCTACATCATCGACCAAAACAATATTGTACTTACAAGTTCTACGGCTGAAATTCTTTCAGAACAAGAAGATAAAAAAGACAATATGAATGTTTCGTTGTTTGGTAACCCTGTTTTCTACAAAGACCTAACACCTGATCAATATAATCAGTATACTGTTCGTCCGATTACACAGCTTCCTGGTACTTATAAGGAAGTAAAAGCATTGGATAAACTGTTATCATCTGAGGATCATACAAACGATCAAGTATTCTTAAATAAAGACGCAACAGAGACAGCTGTAAAGGGATTAACATCACCTAGAGTGTTCCATATTGCCACTCACGGTTTCTTCTTGGATGACTTGGAAAGTAATAACACAAAATCGCTTTTCAATACGCAACAAGACATCAACCCTTTATTAAGATCGGGTCTATTACTTACCAATGCAGGTGATCTAATGGATACTGATAATGTGTATGCTTTCAACAAAGAAGAAGGTGTATTAACTGCCTACGAAGCAATGAACCTTAATTTCGATGAAACTGAATTGGTCGTATTATCTGCCTGTGAAACAGGTAAAGGTGATAATAAAGTAGGTGAAGGTGTTTATGGTCTTCAAAGAGCCTTTTTAGTAGCGGGTGCTGACAATATTATCATGAGTTTGTTCGAAGTATCTGATGAAGCCACTCAGAAATTAATGATAAGCTTCTATCACCTTTGGCTAAAAGAAGGACATAACAAAAGAGATGCATTTGCTCTTGCCAAAAAACAACTAAGAGAAGAATACCCTGAACCAAAATATTGGGGTGCCTTTATTATGATTGGTAAGATCTAAAGATAAACAATAATACTTCTAAAGGCTATTATTGACTAACTGCTAGAGGCCGTCGCTTAATTGTGGCGGTCTTTTTTTGATCTTATGTTGTTATAAAACAAACTGAATTTATCAATTTCGTTACTATCAACTACTTACTTTAAATATCTTATAAATTATTGATCAAATAATTTAAATATTAAAAAATATCCTCTAAGTTTGAATAGTTTTTTAGAAGTAGACTTTACATACATCTAAACACAGTTTTAGAAGATTAATAAATCATCCTAGACAATGGCTTCACTAACAAAAAAAGAATTACAGAAAAAGTACGAAGAGTACAAAGCACAAGGACTAGCCTTAGACATGACAAGAGGTAAGCCGGGTGTTGAACAATTAGACCTATCGTTACCAATGTTAGACTTGGTAACATCGAAAGATTACAAAACTGTAGCGGGTGCTGATACGCGTAACTACGGTGGTCTTGATGGTATTCCAGAAATGAAAGAAATCTTTAAAGATTTCTTAGAAGTTTCTTCTACTGATGAAGTAATTGTTGGAGGTAACTCTTCTTTAACTTTAATGCATGATACAATTTCTCATGCAGTTACTCACGGTTTCCCAGAAAGTAAAAAACCTTGGGGTGAGCAAAAGGTAAAATTCCTTTGTCCTTCTCCTGGTTACGATCGTCACTTCTCTATCTGTGAGCACTTCGGAATTGAAATGGTTACTGTTCCAATGACATCAAAAGGTCCGGACATGGACGTTGTGGAGAAATTGGTAGCAGAAGATAAATCGATTAAAGGTATTTGGGTTGTTCCAAAATACTCTAACCCTACGGGTATCACTTGTTCTAAGAAAACTGTAAAACGTTTGGCGACAATGAAAACGGCGGCAAAAGACTTCCGTATCATGTACGATAATGCTTATACTGTTCACCACTTATCGAAAGAACAAGACGAATTAGCAAACATCTTAGAGTTAGCCAAAGAAGCAGGTACTGAGAATAGAGTTTTGATCTTCGGTTCATTCTCTAAAATCTCATTTGCTGGTGCAGGTGTTGCTGCTATGGGTGCTGCCAAAGTAAATATCGACTGGATGAAAGGTCATTTATCGATGTCTACAATTGGTCCTGATAAATTAAACCAAATCAGACACACTCGTTTCTTCAAGGATATGAAAGGTGTTGAAAAACACATGAAGAAGCACGCTAAGATTATTGCTCCGAAATTCGAAGCAGTAATCGAAATCTTAGAAAAAGAGCTAGGTGATAAAGGTATCGCTACTTGGACAAATCCAAACGGTGGTTACTTCATCTCATTAGATGTTCCAAAAGGATGTGCAAAAGAAGTAGTACGTTTAGCTGCTGAAGCTGGCGTGAAGTTAACTGCTGCAGGTGCAACGTTCCCATACAAAAACGATCCTAAAGACGAAAATATCAGAATTGCTCCAACTCTTCCTTCAATGGGCGAGATCAAATTAGCAACAAGAGTTCTAGCTGTATGTGTACAGTTGGCTGCTGCTAAGAAGTAATTCTAATTGATATAGAATAAAAGGCTGTACCAAAACAGGTTGAATCTGTTTTGGTACAGCCTTTAAGTTTATGTAGGGTTACTTTACTTATTCTTAGTATTGTATCTCCCTTATATCTCGAGGGGTTGTCACCCCTCGTTGGGGAAGATGAGTATACAGATAGAACTATGAAGAAAATGATATTTTATACGATAGAAATGTGATCGGTAAAATCGAGGGGTTACACCACCTCTCTCGTTACAACTTAGATTTACTAACTTAATTCCTTAGTTCCTTAGTTAAAAAACGAGCGTAAATTCAGCAACTCCTAATTCCTAGTTCCTAAATCCTCACTTTAATTCCCAAATTTCTCCCTATTAGTTATTACTTATTACCTACCCCAGCTTTCCAAAATAGCTATCCAAAAGTTCTTTATATTCCGCCAAGTTCTCCTCAATATGCGGATCTTTCATCACATCATAAAAGTGGTAAGAGAATGCACCGCTAATTCCGATAAACTGATTCATTTTATGAAAACCAAACATTGGGCCTGCATCTACAGATTGTTCTTCGAAGAACTCATTTTTTAAGGTAAATGCTTCTTCTGGAGCATTCCATGATGTCGTCAAAATGTATTCTTTTCCTTTTAGTAATCCACCTGTTCCATAATTTAATTTTGGATCAACACGGTGTCTCCCATCACTATTGTAAATTTTTCCTTCACCATTTGTGAGGATTTCATCCAAGTACTTTTTAAAAGCGAATGGAATAGAGAACCACCATATTGGAGTATGGTAAATGATTACATCCGCCCAAACGAATTTTTCTACTTCCTCTTGGATATCATAGCCTAGATCTATATTCGTCACCTTCACTTCTGTGTTTGGGTGATTCTTTAAATAGTCTTCGGAAAACTGTGTAATATGGATATTGAGGGATCCTTTAGAGTGCATAAACTTTTGGGATCCGTTGATTACTAAAACTTTTTTCATGAGATATAATTTGATATTCTTTCAATAAGATTACCGAAAAAAATGTACAAATGTTCTCTATTCTCTTAAGATTTAGTAAGTATTCACAAAGTGTACGCTTATCATTTTTTTATTACCTTTGTTGCTGTTCCCCAACAAAATCTAAATAACAAACAACGATTCGATATGAATCCTATTAATCATTACTTTCAAATCATACTTTCATTCTCAAAGAAACATTGGAAGCTTCTACTCGTCTCTTTTTTAGGGTTGATGGGTATTGGTATTCTTTTACTTACACTGTTTTTAGGAGGATATTTTGGCCCTACTTATTCGGATGAAGAAATCTTAAGTTTCCAGAATGATGAAGCTTCTGAAGTTTTTTCTGAAGATAGAGTATTGTTAGGAAAATATTTTTCAGAAAATAGAACAAATGCACAGTTCGAAGACCTCCCAGATTATTTGATACAGGCCCTTGTAGCCACAGAAGATGCTCGTTATTTCGAACACGAAGGTGTCGATTCTCGAAGCGTTTTAAGAGTGATGGTGAAAAGTGTCTTGTTAGGCGATAAAAGTAGTGGAGGTGGCAGTACGATAACCCAACAATTGGCCAAAAATATGTTTGGCCGTAAAGACTACGGTATTTTCTCTATGCTCATTAATAAATCTGGAGAAATTAAAACGGCCCAACAATTAGAGCGACTCTATTCTAAAAACGAAATATTAGCCCTTTACCTTAATACTATTCCTT includes the following:
- a CDS encoding aminotransferase class I/II-fold pyridoxal phosphate-dependent enzyme, with the protein product MASLTKKELQKKYEEYKAQGLALDMTRGKPGVEQLDLSLPMLDLVTSKDYKTVAGADTRNYGGLDGIPEMKEIFKDFLEVSSTDEVIVGGNSSLTLMHDTISHAVTHGFPESKKPWGEQKVKFLCPSPGYDRHFSICEHFGIEMVTVPMTSKGPDMDVVEKLVAEDKSIKGIWVVPKYSNPTGITCSKKTVKRLATMKTAAKDFRIMYDNAYTVHHLSKEQDELANILELAKEAGTENRVLIFGSFSKISFAGAGVAAMGAAKVNIDWMKGHLSMSTIGPDKLNQIRHTRFFKDMKGVEKHMKKHAKIIAPKFEAVIEILEKELGDKGIATWTNPNGGYFISLDVPKGCAKEVVRLAAEAGVKLTAAGATFPYKNDPKDENIRIAPTLPSMGEIKLATRVLAVCVQLAAAKK
- a CDS encoding NAD(P)H-dependent oxidoreductase: MKKVLVINGSQKFMHSKGSLNIHITQFSEDYLKNHPNTEVKVTNIDLGYDIQEEVEKFVWADVIIYHTPIWWFSIPFAFKKYLDEILTNGEGKIYNSDGRHRVDPKLNYGTGGLLKGKEYILTTSWNAPEEAFTLKNEFFEEQSVDAGPMFGFHKMNQFIGISGAFSYHFYDVMKDPHIEENLAEYKELLDSYFGKLG